DNA sequence from the Synergistaceae bacterium genome:
GCCGATACATCGGGACTTCCCTTGCAGGGGAAACGTTTTTCTATGAATTTCAGGACGGTCGCCATCGGATTTCCGCCGCAGATGGAGAGGGGCGCGCGGCCATCACTCAATTCACCGTCGTTTCCCCTGGGGGAAGGACGAGAAACACCCTTCCATTAGAATAAGGCAATCGGAGAATTTAGAATAAGGCAATCGGAGCAAGGGAAGTAGGCGTTATGAGACACTGAATCCGTCTGATACATCCTATTACTTGACATACTCCCACGACTAAAATTGTGGAATGCTAAGATCGACAAAGACAGCCGACTGAAACCGGTCTTACGTCTTTTCCTTTTTTAAATCTTCTTTTAAGAGTGGATGCCTCCACTCTTCTCATCTCTCATCCAATCTCATCCAATCTTATCCAATTTCATCCAATCTCATCCAACGGCTGAAGCTGTTGGCTTTCTCATTGCTTTATCGTAGGAGTTTCTGATACTTTTGCGGACACTTGAATCCTGAATTTTCTCTCCTTTTTATGGTTTTTACAGAGTATATTGCCTTAGTAAGAGGATAATTTTTCCTTGAATTTTCCTTTAAATTCGCGGTTTTCCCCCTAGGACTAGGAACATTTCAGATCGGTGAAGCGCTTTATATCTCAGGGAGGTATGTTATGAAAAAGGGCAGAAACATTTTAACGACCGTCATTATCGGTTTTGCGCTTTTTGCCAGTTTTTTTGGCGCCGGAAATTTGATCTTTCCTCCCTCTATTGGCCTCGCCGCCGGTAAGAACTGGCTCACAGCCCTTTCGGGGTTCGCCATTTCCGGGGTGTTGCTTCCCATTCTATCCTTCGTGGCGGTTGTTCGAGCGGGGGGTACGGAGGAGGGGATTTCCTCCGAAATGGGACGTGTCTTTTCCTTGATTTTCTCGATTGTCATCATGCTTTGCACCAGCCTCCTGATCGCAGTGCCTCGGACAGCCGCGACCACTCATGAACTCGGCGTTGCTACCATCTTCGGCTCTGTCCCTCAGCTCTGGACCTCTTGTGTTTTCTTCGCCATCGTGGTCTACCTCGCTTTCAACCCCTCCAAAGCGATAGAGAACATCGGCAAATATCTGACCCCCATCCTCATCGTCATCATGACCCTCATCATCGTGAAGGGTTTCATGACGCCCCTAGGGATTCCCAAAGATACAGGGTTGGTCGGGGTCTTTCGCAAAGGATTCATCGATGGTTATCAAACTCTGGATATTTTTGGCGGCTTGGTCTTTTCAGGCACGATTTGCGCCGTTATTCGCGCTCACCACTCCGACGATCAGCGCCGTCAGATGAAGATGGTCATCGGATGCGCAGCCGTGGCCGGAATTTGCCTTCTATTCGTCTATGGCGGCCTACTCTACCTGGGGGCCACTGGCACAGGAAGTTTCTCCACGAGTATCGCTCGTGCTGCCCTGCTGATTGGCCTCATCGACGGGCTCTTTGGCAACTTGGGCCATCAGGCTCTAGCCTTCGCCACCATCTTTGCTTGCTTGACTACCGCCATCGGACTGACAGCGGGAGCGTCCTATTTCTTCTGGCGCCTGACGAAAGGGCGGTTACCTTATAAACTCAACGTCCTCATCATCTGTTTCGTCAGTCTTCTGATCTCCACCCTGGGAGTCGATGCAATCGTCCGCTACGCCGCGCCGGTCTTGATCTGCATCTACCCCACCTCTATCATCCTGGTGCTGTTGAATGTCTTTCGCTGTTCTTTCATCAACAAAGGCACCTTTCTTGGTGCGGCATACTCCACGCTCCTGATAGGGTTTTTCGAAATGCTCCCCGCCCTCGGTCTCCCGATAGACAGAACACTCTCCGCCTTCGAGTACCTTCCTTTCGCTACCCACGGCTTCGCCTGGACGATGCCCGCCATTGTGTTCGGCGTGCTGGGAACGTTCCTGTGCCGAATGTGGGAAAGAAAAACGTAAGATTTATAAAGTTTTATACAGTTTCTGTCTAGCGTCTGGAATTGTTCGAGTATATACTAGTATTTAAAAACTACTAAATATTTAGGAGGCGAGACAAGTGAGTCTTTGGGAAAAATGGGAGAGAGAGAAACTGGAAGCACAGGGCATAAAAGTCGAACGTCCTCATCACGTGAAGATTTACGAAACGCGCTCCAAGGTTAATTGGTACAAGCAAACGTTCTATGTTTTCGCCGCGTTTTTCGGTTGCCTTTTAGCGGTGTATGCGGCTTTGACGTTTGAGGCGGTCTACAGCGGCCGGCGCTGGTCGGATACTTACATCGTGCATCTTTTCTCCAATAGGGAGATCCAGCGTGGAGCCGCGCCAAACGAGCGATAAGAGTAATAAAACAGCTGCTCAGGTTTTCGGGTTCAAGGGAGCTAAGCTCTTCGCATAGAGAGCCCACATGACCGTCACCCCAACGCCGGAGACGACGTCGAAGAGCCCCAAAAAACGAAACACTCCCATCTCCCCCACGTAGGGAGTCCCGAAGCCGATCAACACAGGCAGAACAAGCCAACTTGCGTCGTAACAGAAATGAACCAAGGAAGAGGATTTAGCGCGCAATCGGGCTGGTGCTAGGTCTCCCGCAAGGGCTAAATGCGCGGGAAACCCGTACCCCATCCCCACGCCATAAAATAAACCGCAGCCAAAAAGCCACAAGTTACTGGCTGCGGTGGTAACCAGGCATAAAAAGATTGCCATGACCAACAGAGACGGTCCGGCGAAGATGTAGCGTGGGTGGCGATTGAAGAACCCGCGGCCCAAAATACGCGCCGCCAGTGCCCCCAGTCCGTTCGCGATCACAAAGGAAGAGGGAACGAGCTTCATGGAAAGGGCCAAGGAGGGTAAGTAAACGATCGAAGCGTCACAAAGCCCGAACAGTGCGCAGGAGATAGAGGTACGCCAGAAGGGTGTGTCCCGGTAGAGTTCACCCCAAGTTCCCCATTTTCCAGCTCCTATAGTCGCTTGCGACGGAGACAAGGGCAGCCGAAAGGACAGCGCTACGCACAAAGACGCCGTAAAAAGAGGAATGGCCAGAAAGGCGGTGGTGTGGTTCTGGGTCAAGCACCAGTCCGTGAGGGGAACAACGGTAAAAAGGCAGGCCAGGGCCCCTAATGTTATGTATACGAAGGCCAGGCCCCGTGTCTCCTCAGGGATCACCAGGGATTGGTAGGTCGTCAGGGCTACGACAAAAATTCCATAGCCACACCCCATCGCCAAACGTATCCAGAAGAGAGGCCAGAAAGAGACGGTGGTGAACATGAAAAAGGCTATCCCCAGACAGAAGGCCGACGACACCGTGAGAGCGCGCTTCATGCCGACCCGCTCCACAATCCAGCCTCCCAGGGGACGGACCAGAGTCGTAGCGGCGTAGAAGGCTCCCACCAAAATTCCCACCCGTTCAGAAGGAAAACCCT
Encoded proteins:
- the brnQ gene encoding branched-chain amino acid transport system II carrier protein, whose translation is MKKGRNILTTVIIGFALFASFFGAGNLIFPPSIGLAAGKNWLTALSGFAISGVLLPILSFVAVVRAGGTEEGISSEMGRVFSLIFSIVIMLCTSLLIAVPRTAATTHELGVATIFGSVPQLWTSCVFFAIVVYLAFNPSKAIENIGKYLTPILIVIMTLIIVKGFMTPLGIPKDTGLVGVFRKGFIDGYQTLDIFGGLVFSGTICAVIRAHHSDDQRRQMKMVIGCAAVAGICLLFVYGGLLYLGATGTGSFSTSIARAALLIGLIDGLFGNLGHQALAFATIFACLTTAIGLTAGASYFFWRLTKGRLPYKLNVLIICFVSLLISTLGVDAIVRYAAPVLICIYPTSIILVLLNVFRCSFINKGTFLGAAYSTLLIGFFEMLPALGLPIDRTLSAFEYLPFATHGFAWTMPAIVFGVLGTFLCRMWERKT
- a CDS encoding MFS transporter — translated: MTEKAKRAKKIEKVKENGAETSREIKDMRLIVVYLIGITWAIYAYSNVFFMLAPYLALKGFPSERVGILVGAFYAATTLVRPLGGWIVERVGMKRALTVSSAFCLGIAFFMFTTVSFWPLFWIRLAMGCGYGIFVVALTTYQSLVIPEETRGLAFVYITLGALACLFTVVPLTDWCLTQNHTTAFLAIPLFTASLCVALSFRLPLSPSQATIGAGKWGTWGELYRDTPFWRTSISCALFGLCDASIVYLPSLALSMKLVPSSFVIANGLGALAARILGRGFFNRHPRYIFAGPSLLVMAIFLCLVTTAASNLWLFGCGLFYGVGMGYGFPAHLALAGDLAPARLRAKSSSLVHFCYDASWLVLPVLIGFGTPYVGEMGVFRFLGLFDVVSGVGVTVMWALYAKSLAPLNPKT